In Capsicum annuum cultivar UCD-10X-F1 chromosome 7, UCD10Xv1.1, whole genome shotgun sequence, one genomic interval encodes:
- the LOC124885740 gene encoding uncharacterized protein LOC124885740, translating into MSNQPNRSPCTRCGRDHEGKCMWGQKSYYGCGQEGHGFRDCPHTRQGNCDILPQAQTASAPAPVAHSAPTHAASSSTAGDQSQNRFYALPSRQEQEDYLDIVTGILCVFQFDVYALLDPGSSFPYVTPLVAVNFEVSPEIVSEPILVSTPVGESIIA; encoded by the coding sequence ATGAGTAATCAGCCTAACCGTTCACCATGCACCAGGTGTGGTAGGGATCACGAGGGTAAGTGTATGTGGGGTCAGAAGAGCTACTATGGATGTGGCCAGGAAGGCCACGgttttagagattgtcctcatacCAGACAGGGGAACTGTGATATTCTCCCCCAAgctcagactgctagtgctccagctcctgtAGCTCATTCAGCTCCTACTCATGCTGCTTCTTCTAGCACTGCTGGTGATCAGtcccagaacagattctatgctttGCCTTcccgtcaggagcaggaggactacctcgatattgttactggtattctTTGTGTGTTTCAGTTTGATGTTTATgcgttgttagaccctgggtccaGTTTTCcatatgtgacacctctggttgctgtaaattttgaagtgagtCCCGAGATTGTCTCTGAGcccatcctagtttctacccctgtGGGTGAGTCCATTATTGCCTGA